In Candidatus Hydrogenedentota bacterium, the genomic window GCCGTGGCGACGAAGCCGAAAGTGCTTTTCCTCGACGAGCCCACGGCCTCGCTTACGGTAAAAGAGATAGAGAATCTTTTTGCCCAGATCCAGCGCCTGAAGGCGGCGGGTGTGGGGATTGTCTACGTGAGCCACCGCCTTGAAGAAATCCTCGAATTGTGTGATCGCGTCACCATCATGCGGGATGGATCCACGGTCGAGACCAAGGTGGCTGCCGATCTGACCATGGACGGCATCGTGGCGGCCATGGTGGGCCGGGAGAATACCCAGATTCACGCCAAGCGGATCGTTCCCATTGGCGATGTGCGGGTTGAAGTTCAAGGGATGACCGCTAGGGACAACAGTTTTCGCGATGTCTCCTTCAAGGTGCGCGCGGGCGAGATTGTCGGGCTCTATGGCTTCGTCGGCGCCGGTCGCAGCGAGTTTGCCCAGGCCATGTTTGGCATCCGCAAGCCCGCATCGGGCACGGTGAGCATCGACGGCAGGCCCCTCAAGATGCAGTCACCCCGGCAGGCCGTGGCCCAGGGGCTGGCCTATCTGCCCGAAGACCGCCTGGTTCAGGCGGTATTTCGCGGTCATGCGCTCCGCACCAATTCCAGCGTCACGCTGCTGCCGCGATTGAGTCATGGCACGCTGGTAAGCAACCGAAACGAGAAGGCGCTGGCCGCCCGCATCATCAAAGAAATGAGCGTCAAGACCTCCTCCATGGAGCAGGCCATCGGAACCTTGAGCGGGGGCAACCAGCAGAAGGTTATATTTGGACGCTGGGCCGCCACGGACCCGAAGGTGCTCATACTCGACGAGCCAACGCGCGGCGTGGACGTGGGGGCGAAAGCGGAGATTCACAAGCTCATCTGCGATCTGGCGGAAAAGGGCACGGCCATCATCCTCATCAGTTCCGAATTGCCGGAGGTGATGGCGATGAGCGATCGTGTTCTCACGCTGTCTGAAGGCCGTGTGACGGGCGACTTTAATCCGCGGACGGACGACGATAAGACGATTGCCGCGGCCGCGGTGCCCCGGAGCGCAGAGAAGGTGGCGGTTGTTCGTTCGCCCTTCCAGCGCGGTCTTACACAGGCCCTGCAGATGCGTGAATTGGGCCTGTTGGTCTTTATCGGCCTGCTCGCGGGCTACATGACGGTGACGACCCCCGCCAGTTTCGCGAATTGGGCCAATATGCTCGACATTCTGGAGAACGCGGCGATACCCGCCATGATGGCCCAGGGCGCCATGCTCATCATCTGCGCGGGCGGCATCGACATTTCCGTGGGCTCCATGATGGGTCTGGTGGGCGTGTTTGCCGCGCTGTCGGTAAAGGCCGGCGTGCCCGCGCCGCTGTGCCTCGCGCTCGCCGTATGGCAGGGGGTCATCTTCAGCTTAATCAATGGCGGTTTGTCACTGGTCGCGCGAATCCATCCGATTATCGTGACCCTGGCCGGCCTGTGGATCTATCGCGCCATCATGCCTATCGTGACCGGCGGCAGCGAGGTGATGAACCTGCCCGACGGCTATCGCGCCCTGGCGGATGGCAACCTTCTGGGCATTCCCAAGATCTGTTACTACGTCGTGGCCCTATCGGCGATTACCCACGTGCTGCTGCGCTACACGCTCCTCGGACGGCAAATTCTCGCTCTGGGCAATTCCGAAAGCGCGGCGCGCCTGGCGGGTCTCTCCAAGACCAAACTGACCCTTTTCGTGTTCGGCTATTCCGGACTCATCGTGGGGCTGTGCTCGGTTTTGAACGCCGCCTACTATGGCAAGGTTCAGGCCAATTCCGGCGCGGGCCTCGAGCTTCAGGCCATCGCCGCGGCGGTTATCGGCGGCACCAATATCCTCGGCGGTCGGGGCTCCGCCCTGGGCACCCTTCTCGGCGCGCTGCTCGTTTCCCTCTTGTACAACAGTCTGGTGCTGCTGGAAGCCAGCGCCTACTGGCAGAATATCTTCGTGGGCAGCCTGATTCTGGCCGCCGTGATGGTCGATGCCCTGGTGCAGCGGCTGCGGAAGGGACCGGCATGATCCAGAATCTGTTCCGTTCCCGGGAGGCTGTGCTACTCGGCGTGCTCTGCGCCATGTGCGCGGTGTTTGGCGCGACCACCGAGTATTTCCTCAACCTCGATGCCCTGCTGGGTTACAGCCGATACTGGGTGGCGCCGGGCCTGCTGGCCATTCCTATGACCTTCATCATCGCCACGGCGGGTATCGATCTGTCTGTGGGGTCGATTGTCGGCATGTGCGGGATCATCCTCGGCGTGCTCTATCGTGACTACCAGTGGCCCATTGTGGCGGCGTGTGCGGCGGCGGTCCTTTCGGGTACGGCGGCGGGCGCCTTCAACGGCGGCATCAGCAGCACGCTGGGCATTCCCCCGCTGGTCGTGACCCTTGCCACCATGACGCTCTTTCGTGGCATCGCCTTCGGCTTGAGCCAGGCCGACGCCATCAGCAATTTTCCCGCAGGCTTCAATTATCTCGGCAGCGGTACGCTGTTTTCCTTCTGGCTTTTCGGCGAAGAGGCTTTCGTGCCCGTGGCGCTGGTGGTGCTTCTCGCGGCCATGGCGCTCGGCGTGCTGCTGCTTCGCCGCACGTGGATGGGGCGCTACACGCTGGCCATCGGGGAGAACCCTTCCGCGGCAAGTTTCGCGGCCATTCCCGTGTCGTGGATGCTCTTCGGCATCTACACGGCGTGCGGGTTCATGGCGGGCGTGGCCTCCCTGTTTTACACAGCGGTCTACGCGACCGCACGGGCCGACGGCGGCACGGGCCTGGAGTTGGAGGCCATTGCGGCCGTGGTGATCGGCGGAACACGCATCAGCGGAGGCCAGGCCTCCGTCACCGGCACCTTGCTTGGCCTGCTGATAATCGGTATCCTGAGATACGGTCTCGAATTGAGCGGTGTTAAATCGCAGAATGTGGTCATCATCGTCGGACTGCTCCTCATTGTGACGGCGGTCTTCAACGAGTGGATGGCCCGTCGCGCTGGAGAGAGCAAATGACCCGGAATCTTTTTCTGCTTTGCGCCACGTGTCTCGTGGCTCTGTTCACCCTTGCGGGCTGTGGAAAGCCCGCCCAAATCGCCGACCCGGCGGAAGGCGCCGGCGGTGCGGGCGCACCCACTGCCACTGAATCCGGCAAGAAAATCAAGATCGGCGTGATGCCGAAGCTGATCGGCATAGGCTACTTTAACGCCGCGCAGATTGGCGTGAACGAAGCCGCCGCCGAGCTGGGCGTGGAAGTAGACTACAACGGTCCGAGCGAGGCCGACGTGTCCGTCCAGGTGCAGATGATCGAGAGCTGGATCACGCGCAAGTACGACGCTATCGCCGTGGCGCCCAACGATCCCGACGCCATCAGCGATGTGCTCAAACGCGCGCGCCAGCGGGGTATCAAAGTCATCACGTGGGACACGGACGCCCAGCCCGACGCCCGCGATTTCTTCGTGAACCAGACCACCTCCGAAGCCATCGCCCACGCCTTCCTGGACATCCTTGCGGAAGGCGTTGGTCCCGAGGCCAAGTACATCAACATCACCGGGACCCTGACAGCGGCGAACCAGAACACCTGGATGAAGCTGATGGAAGAGTACCGCCAGCAAAAGTATCCCGGCATGGTGAATCTGTCCGAGACGCCCAAGGCGCCCGGCGAAAATCAGGCGGCGGCCACCCAGATGGCGGCGGACTGCCTTAAGGCCTATCCGGAAATGAACGCCATGTTTGGGCTTACCTCCGTCGCGCTGCCCGGCGCAGCTGAGGCGCTGCGCAAGGAAGGAGCGGCCAGCCGCGTATTCCTTACCGGGCTGTCCACACCCAACGACATGAAATCCTACGTCCACGATGGCACGGTGAAAAAGTTCGTGCTCTGGAATGTCCCGGATCTCGGCTACCTCACCGTCCATGCCGCCGTGGCCGCGATCAAGGGCGAACTGACGGCGGATGCCGCCACCTTCAACACGGGGCGCATCACCACCTCGAAGAAGAACGGCACGGAGATCGTCATGGGCGATCCGCTGGTGTTCACGAAGGAAAACATCGACAACTTCGATTATTGAGCAGCTAGGGATACACGTATATTTCGCTGGGTTCCGCCCCGGGTGCCACCTCAATCCCGCCTCCGGCGGGTTTGGGTGCCTTGTGAGGCGATCCCTTGCAGGCGGTCGGTGTACCTCCAGAATGCCGGGAATCTTCGGTTGAACCGGAATCGAGGGCCAAAGCCGGATGTGGATTGTCGTGTCCGCAAGTGAGGAACTTCCCACAGTGCACCCAAACGAGCGTTGCTCGATTGAGGTGGCACCCGACGTCGTCCTCAACAATCGGTACACCCGCTAAAGCATCCAGCCTTCCCCCGTCCCTGAGTTGCGCCACGTGCTTCGTTCCTTTAGGCTAAGCGCATGACTGACACCAACGTGAAAACTTCATCCCTTGCGCCGCCGTTTTGGTTGCTTGGTCCCCTTTCCGTTTTCTGTGGTATCGCCGCACTGGGGCTTGTGAGCGCGCAACAGGCCTATTATCCGTGGAGCACCAAGGACGTGCTCGCGACATTGATGGGGGCGGTGCTCTGCACGACACTCATTCTAGGTCCTTCGCGCATCATCCTCACGCTGGTGTTTCTGCTGGCCCTGCTGGATCACCAGTTTCGTTCGCCGTTCATATTGCCCTTTGGCGGAGCGGAATGGCATCCCCGCGAGCTGCTGCTTCTCCTGCTTTTTCTCCACGCCGCCGTGAAACTGGTCCAATATCGTCTCTGGATACGCTGGACCCCTCTCCATGTTGCGATGCTGCTCTACACCGCAGTCTTCGCTTATGGCGCCTGGCGCGGGCTCTGGCTGGGGAATGATCCGCGCGCCATTATCGCGGAGTGTCGCGCCCCGCTGTTTCTGGGCGTTTTCTGGGTCTTCGCAGGCACCGTGAAGACGCCGCGCGACCTCTTCTACTATGGTTACCTCGCGCTGTGCGTTCTCGTGGTGCTGGCCGTTGTCACGATTGGCGCCTTCGCGTATTTTGCCGTTACCGGACCCATTCCGAACACGCAGAACGCCTTGGGCGAGTTCGTGCCCAGAATTGTAGCGGGTATCCCGCTCCAATCCATTCGCCCGAGCGGACATGCCTGGTTTGAGACGGCGCTGGTGGTCTCGCTGGGAATGCTTTTGTGTCCCGGAGAGCCCTGGTACCGAAAGGCCGTCTACGCGGGACTGACTATCCTCTTTGCCACCGCGGTGTGCGCGGGTCTGATGCGCACAGCACTCGTTTCCGTCTTTGTGTCGATCACCGTGTTGCTCTGGCTCAGCCTGCCGGGAGCGGCGAGGGCACTTTCATTTTCAGTGCTTCTCTTTGCGGTTGGATGCGCGGCATTCATGGCGCTTCTCAATCCGAACGGCGCGTATGGTCTGCCGAGTTTTCGGGACCGTTCCCTGAATGCGCGTGCGGTAGAAACGGCCGGCGCAATAGAAGCTATCCGCCAACAGCCCCTCTTTGGGTCTGGCTTCGGGGCTTCTTTTGAGGCGCTTGGACTTGCGCAAAAGGACAGCGCTTCCAGTGCGGTGCCCGTGGACTACCGCAGCCTGCACAACGTGTGGCTATACATCGCGTGGAAGGCGGGGCTGGTGGGTCTTGCGATGGCGGTGCTCGCTTTGGCCGTGATGCTCATCTACGGCCAGGGGATAGTCACGCGTCTTCCCACGATGAGTCAGCGGTGCCTGGGCCGTACCTTGCAGGCCGTGCTTGTGGGGCAGTTGGCGGCCTCGGCGGCCATGCCGCGCCTGACCTATGCGAACGGTGCGCTTTTTCTGGGTATTTGGGTGATGGCGATGGTGTTGCTGGAGCGGGAGGCGGAAGGCGGAAATGGTGATGCCCGCTCCAGCCAATAGGACGGATTCGACGGATAGGACCGATTTTTAATCCGTCCTATCTGTCGAATTTGTCCCATCACCTGATCCGCACCTTGCGCCCCTCGACCGTCACCCTGCCTTCGGCAATCATTTGGATTGCTTTGGGGTAGAGTTTGCGCTCCAGGGCCTGTACGCGCTCCGCCAATGACTCAGGCGTATCCTGGTCGTTCACCGGAATCGACTGCTGCATGATTATCGGGCCATGGTCGTAGGAATCGTCCACAAAATGGACGGTAGCGCCCGTCACCTTCGCGCCGTAGGCGATCACCGCCTCGTGGACGTGCTGGCCGAACATTCCCTGACCGGAGAAGGCGGGGATCAATGCCGGATGCACGTTGATGATGCGGTTGGCAAAGTCCTCGGGCACTTTCAGCAGCGACATGTAGCCTGCGAGCACCACCAGTCCCGCGCCATGGCTTCGAACCGTCTCCCAGATCGCGTCGTTTCGTTGCTCAAAGGTCGGATAATCTTTCGAGGTAACGGCGTAGGCGGGAATGCCGTGTTTGGCCGCCCGCACAAGTCCAAAGGCCGAAGCGCGCGACGCTATCACGCAAGAGACCGTGGCGTCCAGCGTTTCCGCTTCGCAAAGATCGATGATGTTTTGCAGCGTGGTTCCGCTTCCGGAGAGCAGTACGGCCAGGCGTAGTTTCATGAGAGAGTCCTCAGAGGCGAATGGATTGTGTGGACTGCGTGGATTCGCCGCGGCGAATGGACGGAATTTAGCGAGTACGCGCGGGTGGCGAGTTAAATCAGATCCACTTCGTCCATTCGCCGCGGCGAATCCACTCTGTCCACCAACATAATCGCCGCCCGGCAAGCGGGCGGCGACTTCTTTTCGTTGTCAATTGTTCATTGTAAATTGAATTACATTTTCTGCATTTTGGAGAGGAACTCTTCGTTCGACTTGGTCTTCTTAAGTTTGTCGATGAGCAGTTCCGAAGCTTCCTGCAGCTCGCGGTCGCTGAGCACGCGAAGGAGGAGCCAGATACGCTGGAGGTCTTCCGCGGCGACCAGGCGTTCTTCCTGGCGGGTGCGCGAACGGTTCACGTCGATCGCGGGGAAGATGCGCTTTTCCATCAGGCGGCGATCCAGGTGGATCTCCATGTTGCCGGTGCCCTTGAATTCTTCAAAGATCACGTCGTCCATGCGGCTGCCCGTTTCGACCAGGGCCGTGGCCAGGATCGTGAGGCTGCCGCCCTCTTCTATGTTTCGCGCCGCGCCGAAGAATCGCTTCGGGCGCTGGAGTGCGTTGGCGTCCACACCGCCGGAGAGGACCTTGCCGCTGCTGGGCACCATGATGTTGTAGGCACGGGCGAGGCGCGTGATCGAGTCCAGCAGGATAACCACGTCGCGCTTGTGTTCCACGAGGCGACGGGCCTTGTTCAGCACCATTTCCGCCACCTGAATGTGGCGCTCCGGCGGCTCGTCGAAGGTGGAGGCTATGACCTCGCCCTTGACCGAGCGCTGCATGTCCGTCACTTCTTCGGGGCGCTCGTCGATGAGCAGCACGATGACGTAGGCTTCCGGGTGATTTGTAGTGATGCTGTTGGCGATTTTCTGCAGCAGCACCGTCTTGCCGGTGAAAGGCGCCGCCACGATAAGTCCGCGCTGTCCCTTGCCTACGGGCGAGATGAGATCCATGATGCGCATGGCGATCTCTTTCTGGCCCACTTCGAGGATAAAGCGCTCATCCGGGTGGATGGGCGTGAGGCTGTCGAAGATGATGCGTTTGTGAGCAACTTCGGGCGACTCGTTGTTGACCGATTCCACCTTCAGCAGCGCAAAGTAGCGCTCGCCCTCTTTCGGGGGACGTACATGGCCGGTGATGCTGTCGCCCGTGCGCAGGGCAAACTTGCGGATCTGCGAGGGGGAGACGTAGATGTCGTCGGGGCCGGGGAGGTAGGAGTAGTCGGGGGAGCGGAGGAAGCCGAAGCCGTCGGGGAGGATTTCCAGCGTGCCCTCGCCGTAGATGGAGCCCGCTTTCTCGATGCTGCGCTGGAGTACCGCGAAGATAAGGTCCTGCTTCTTGAGCCCGCCGTATTCCTCGATCCCGAGGGCCGATGCCGCCTCGTTCAACTGGGGCATGGTCATGGCCTTGAGATCGGTAATGTTCAATTCCGGACCGTCCACGGACTCCGGGATGACTTCATTGGCCACATCCAGCACGGCAGGGGCGTTGCGCCGCTGTTGCTGTTGCTGGGGCCGTCCGCCGCCGGGCCGCCTGGGGCGGTTGTTATTGTTGCCGCCGCCCTGTTGGGGCCGATTCTGGCCGTTGGGATTGCGTTTCGGGTTGTTGTTACGACCCTTGTTTTTCGGACGCCCCGGACCACGTTCGGTGGCTGTCTTTTCTGCCATGCGTATTTCCTTTCGCTGTTCCTGCACGTAGAGGCGCCCCGCGTGGGGCAGTAGGGAGTACAGGAACAATTCGCTCCACTACTTGGAAAAACCTGTTGTCTGAATGTTTCGGCGTGATGTGGGCGCGGGGGGGAGTATCAGTGGATTTCCGCCCAGTTTTTCCCAAAGCCCACGTCGACTTTCAAGGGTACGTTCAATTCGACGATACCCTCCATAATTTCCTTCATTTGCGCCATCACCGTCGCCACCGCGTCCGTCCGGGCCTCCACGACCAGCTCATCGTGCACCTGAAGCAGGATCCGCGCATCCGTTCCCGCGAGCGCGCTGTCCAGCCGTATCATGGCGAGCTTGATGATGTCCGCGGCGCTTCCCTGCACCGGGGTATTAATCGCGACCCGTTCTCCCGCCCGGCGCACGTTAACATTTCCGCTGTTGACATCGGGCACGTTGCGCCGACGTTTCAACAGGGTGGTGACATAGCCCTGGCTGCGCGCGGTCTCCAGTGTTGCATCCAGCCACGTCTTAATCCCCGGGTATTGGGTGAAGTAGCC contains:
- a CDS encoding O-antigen ligase family protein; this translates as MTDTNVKTSSLAPPFWLLGPLSVFCGIAALGLVSAQQAYYPWSTKDVLATLMGAVLCTTLILGPSRIILTLVFLLALLDHQFRSPFILPFGGAEWHPRELLLLLLFLHAAVKLVQYRLWIRWTPLHVAMLLYTAVFAYGAWRGLWLGNDPRAIIAECRAPLFLGVFWVFAGTVKTPRDLFYYGYLALCVLVVLAVVTIGAFAYFAVTGPIPNTQNALGEFVPRIVAGIPLQSIRPSGHAWFETALVVSLGMLLCPGEPWYRKAVYAGLTILFATAVCAGLMRTALVSVFVSITVLLWLSLPGAARALSFSVLLFAVGCAAFMALLNPNGAYGLPSFRDRSLNARAVETAGAIEAIRQQPLFGSGFGASFEALGLAQKDSASSAVPVDYRSLHNVWLYIAWKAGLVGLAMAVLALAVMLIYGQGIVTRLPTMSQRCLGRTLQAVLVGQLAASAAMPRLTYANGALFLGIWVMAMVLLEREAEGGNGDARSSQ
- a CDS encoding ABC transporter permease, producing the protein MIQNLFRSREAVLLGVLCAMCAVFGATTEYFLNLDALLGYSRYWVAPGLLAIPMTFIIATAGIDLSVGSIVGMCGIILGVLYRDYQWPIVAACAAAVLSGTAAGAFNGGISSTLGIPPLVVTLATMTLFRGIAFGLSQADAISNFPAGFNYLGSGTLFSFWLFGEEAFVPVALVVLLAAMALGVLLLRRTWMGRYTLAIGENPSAASFAAIPVSWMLFGIYTACGFMAGVASLFYTAVYATARADGGTGLELEAIAAVVIGGTRISGGQASVTGTLLGLLIIGILRYGLELSGVKSQNVVIIVGLLLIVTAVFNEWMARRAGESK
- a CDS encoding ATP-binding cassette domain-containing protein, translated to MSETLLQLTSIDKCFGGVVALREARLHVRAGEVLGLVGENGAGKSTLINIATGLFKPDSGVMLLQGQAVSFSSTRQAAEAGVVVVHQEADLFAQLSIAENMLLGRGLVRGPGGLINWGRTNAEAKKLVADIGESFDVAQDAGTLTVARRTMSEIAAAVATKPKVLFLDEPTASLTVKEIENLFAQIQRLKAAGVGIVYVSHRLEEILELCDRVTIMRDGSTVETKVAADLTMDGIVAAMVGRENTQIHAKRIVPIGDVRVEVQGMTARDNSFRDVSFKVRAGEIVGLYGFVGAGRSEFAQAMFGIRKPASGTVSIDGRPLKMQSPRQAVAQGLAYLPEDRLVQAVFRGHALRTNSSVTLLPRLSHGTLVSNRNEKALAARIIKEMSVKTSSMEQAIGTLSGGNQQKVIFGRWAATDPKVLILDEPTRGVDVGAKAEIHKLICDLAEKGTAIILISSELPEVMAMSDRVLTLSEGRVTGDFNPRTDDDKTIAAAAVPRSAEKVAVVRSPFQRGLTQALQMRELGLLVFIGLLAGYMTVTTPASFANWANMLDILENAAIPAMMAQGAMLIICAGGIDISVGSMMGLVGVFAALSVKAGVPAPLCLALAVWQGVIFSLINGGLSLVARIHPIIVTLAGLWIYRAIMPIVTGGSEVMNLPDGYRALADGNLLGIPKICYYVVALSAITHVLLRYTLLGRQILALGNSESAARLAGLSKTKLTLFVFGYSGLIVGLCSVLNAAYYGKVQANSGAGLELQAIAAAVIGGTNILGGRGSALGTLLGALLVSLLYNSLVLLEASAYWQNIFVGSLILAAVMVDALVQRLRKGPA
- a CDS encoding phosphoribosylglycinamide formyltransferase; this encodes MKLRLAVLLSGSGTTLQNIIDLCEAETLDATVSCVIASRASAFGLVRAAKHGIPAYAVTSKDYPTFEQRNDAIWETVRSHGAGLVVLAGYMSLLKVPEDFANRIINVHPALIPAFSGQGMFGQHVHEAVIAYGAKVTGATVHFVDDSYDHGPIIMQQSIPVNDQDTPESLAERVQALERKLYPKAIQMIAEGRVTVEGRKVRIR
- the rho gene encoding transcription termination factor Rho yields the protein MAEKTATERGPGRPKNKGRNNNPKRNPNGQNRPQQGGGNNNNRPRRPGGGRPQQQQQRRNAPAVLDVANEVIPESVDGPELNITDLKAMTMPQLNEAASALGIEEYGGLKKQDLIFAVLQRSIEKAGSIYGEGTLEILPDGFGFLRSPDYSYLPGPDDIYVSPSQIRKFALRTGDSITGHVRPPKEGERYFALLKVESVNNESPEVAHKRIIFDSLTPIHPDERFILEVGQKEIAMRIMDLISPVGKGQRGLIVAAPFTGKTVLLQKIANSITTNHPEAYVIVLLIDERPEEVTDMQRSVKGEVIASTFDEPPERHIQVAEMVLNKARRLVEHKRDVVILLDSITRLARAYNIMVPSSGKVLSGGVDANALQRPKRFFGAARNIEEGGSLTILATALVETGSRMDDVIFEEFKGTGNMEIHLDRRLMEKRIFPAIDVNRSRTRQEERLVAAEDLQRIWLLLRVLSDRELQEASELLIDKLKKTKSNEEFLSKMQKM
- a CDS encoding substrate-binding domain-containing protein, whose translation is MTRNLFLLCATCLVALFTLAGCGKPAQIADPAEGAGGAGAPTATESGKKIKIGVMPKLIGIGYFNAAQIGVNEAAAELGVEVDYNGPSEADVSVQVQMIESWITRKYDAIAVAPNDPDAISDVLKRARQRGIKVITWDTDAQPDARDFFVNQTTSEAIAHAFLDILAEGVGPEAKYINITGTLTAANQNTWMKLMEEYRQQKYPGMVNLSETPKAPGENQAAATQMAADCLKAYPEMNAMFGLTSVALPGAAEALRKEGAASRVFLTGLSTPNDMKSYVHDGTVKKFVLWNVPDLGYLTVHAAVAAIKGELTADAATFNTGRITTSKKNGTEIVMGDPLVFTKENIDNFDY